A genomic segment from Curtobacterium sp. MCSS17_007 encodes:
- a CDS encoding DUF4397 domain-containing protein, whose amino-acid sequence MHARTSALTSARTPVRRTSRRPVVVGGIAAVLVAATVGLAAPQTASAATGTDEGWLRVGHLSPDTKGVDVELTSLSGGKKVFELDDVTYGQVSPYQELPVGTYVLSMRAADAPDSTPVISTDVQVQQGNANTVVAYGKNDDLKTTAFTDDLQQPGDGKAKLRLVQAATTAKEVDVSTTDGTAIAEDAAFGTATQYATVGAGKWSLDVSGSGQRGTADVDLAGNTVSTLFVLDDSKGDLTVVPVTDAAATAATPAGGVQTGGGGAAADRPFTEFTHAVVAAFRSLFR is encoded by the coding sequence ATGCACGCACGCACCTCCGCCCTGACCTCCGCACGCACTCCCGTGCGCCGCACGTCCCGCCGTCCGGTCGTCGTCGGCGGCATCGCAGCAGTCCTCGTCGCCGCGACCGTCGGTCTCGCCGCACCGCAGACCGCCTCGGCCGCGACCGGCACCGACGAGGGCTGGCTCCGCGTCGGCCACCTCTCCCCGGACACGAAGGGCGTCGACGTCGAACTGACCAGCCTGTCCGGCGGCAAGAAGGTCTTCGAGCTCGACGACGTCACGTACGGCCAGGTGAGCCCGTACCAGGAGCTCCCGGTCGGTACCTACGTCCTCTCGATGCGGGCCGCCGACGCGCCGGACTCCACCCCCGTGATCTCGACCGACGTCCAGGTCCAGCAGGGCAACGCGAACACCGTCGTCGCCTACGGAAAGAACGACGACCTGAAGACCACGGCGTTCACCGACGACCTGCAGCAGCCCGGCGACGGCAAGGCGAAGCTCCGGCTCGTGCAGGCAGCGACCACTGCGAAGGAGGTCGACGTCAGCACCACCGACGGCACCGCCATCGCCGAGGACGCCGCCTTCGGCACCGCGACGCAGTACGCCACGGTCGGCGCCGGCAAGTGGTCGCTCGACGTCTCCGGCAGCGGTCAGCGCGGTACGGCCGACGTCGACCTGGCCGGCAACACCGTCTCGACGCTCTTCGTGCTCGACGACAGCAAGGGCGACCTGACCGTCGTCCCGGTCACCGACGCGGCCGCCACGGCAGCGACCCCGGCCGGCGGCGTCCAGACCGGTGGCGGCGGCGCAGCCGCCGACCGCCCGTTCACCGAGTTCACGCACGCGGTCGTCGCGGCGTTCCGCTCGCTGTTCCGCTGA
- a CDS encoding glycosyltransferase family 39 protein — protein sequence MTASLTHTTGIPVRGTGSLSGVRGWFRVHAASLGWLLPVLAVTVVVQAWNMSGTPQRIDDEGTYTAQAWAIANLGEITHYTYWYDHPPLGWIQIAAYTSLTGAFARYPFAVEAAREAMVFFAAVSSLLLFVLARRLGAGRATAAVAGLVFALSPLALQYHRTVYIDNVATPWLLAAFVLVLSRRQQLAGFAGAAACLGIAVLSKETYLLALPFLIWIAVRRADRSTRRYTLSVAGAVLVVIGGGYLLLAAVKGELLPGTGRVSLFEGITYQLGSRTASGSIFDVGSLANQAAAQWWALDPVFIVLGSVAAVVGLFLRRVRPIAAMLVFLLAMMFRPNGYLPVPYVIMLVPFAALLVAYTAERAVLALAGRTRSNARPRVRGFARRILGATWAVVTATALVVAVPLWGTQLRGFLVANLDLPMQQAERWVGDNVPKSSRLLVDDAMWVDLVRDGYARNNVIWYYKLDTDAAVQRQSPNGWKDSDYVVTTDSMRTGGNSSQDVTQAIRNSTSVATFGTGDQQVDVRRIHAEGEASADRAITAATNGRKTIGTELAQNPALRADAETKSQFRAGQVDARAVLALGQVLADQSVSVDRFTPLTGETGQPFRRVVLHTGDRAEAARAAATFEAMSDGLRPTDLERDGERLTVTYAPADPTTTPTSAS from the coding sequence ATGACCGCCAGCCTCACCCACACCACCGGGATCCCCGTCCGCGGCACCGGTTCCCTGTCCGGCGTGCGCGGCTGGTTCCGCGTCCACGCGGCGAGCCTCGGCTGGCTGCTGCCCGTCCTCGCCGTCACCGTCGTGGTGCAGGCCTGGAACATGTCCGGCACCCCGCAGCGAATCGACGACGAGGGGACCTACACGGCCCAGGCATGGGCGATCGCGAACCTCGGCGAGATCACCCACTACACGTACTGGTACGACCACCCGCCGCTCGGGTGGATCCAGATCGCGGCGTACACGTCGCTGACCGGGGCGTTCGCGCGCTACCCGTTCGCCGTCGAGGCCGCCCGTGAGGCGATGGTCTTCTTCGCCGCCGTCTCGAGCCTGCTGCTCTTCGTGCTCGCGCGCCGACTGGGCGCAGGTCGTGCGACGGCGGCCGTGGCGGGGCTCGTCTTCGCCCTCTCGCCGTTGGCCCTGCAGTACCACCGCACGGTCTACATCGACAACGTCGCGACCCCGTGGCTCCTCGCCGCGTTCGTGCTCGTGCTCAGCCGCCGGCAGCAGCTCGCCGGGTTCGCCGGTGCCGCTGCCTGCCTCGGCATCGCGGTGCTCTCCAAGGAGACGTACCTGCTGGCGCTGCCGTTCCTGATCTGGATCGCGGTCCGTCGCGCCGACAGGAGCACCCGGCGCTACACGCTCAGCGTCGCCGGAGCCGTGCTCGTCGTCATCGGCGGCGGCTACCTGCTGCTCGCTGCGGTGAAGGGCGAGCTCCTGCCGGGTACCGGTCGGGTCAGCCTGTTCGAGGGCATCACGTACCAGCTCGGATCGCGCACTGCCTCCGGGTCGATCTTCGACGTCGGGAGCCTCGCAAACCAGGCCGCCGCGCAGTGGTGGGCGCTCGACCCCGTGTTCATCGTGCTCGGCTCGGTCGCCGCGGTCGTCGGGCTCTTCCTGCGCCGTGTCCGCCCGATCGCCGCGATGCTCGTCTTCCTGCTCGCGATGATGTTCCGCCCGAACGGCTACCTGCCCGTGCCGTACGTGATCATGCTCGTGCCCTTCGCGGCGCTGCTCGTCGCGTACACGGCAGAACGGGCGGTCCTGGCACTGGCCGGCCGGACGCGCAGCAACGCTCGGCCGCGCGTCCGTGGGTTCGCCCGCCGCATCCTCGGCGCCACGTGGGCCGTCGTCACCGCCACTGCGCTCGTGGTGGCCGTGCCGCTGTGGGGGACGCAGCTCCGCGGCTTCCTCGTCGCGAACCTCGACCTTCCGATGCAGCAGGCCGAGCGGTGGGTCGGCGACAACGTCCCGAAGTCCTCTCGCCTGCTCGTGGACGACGCCATGTGGGTCGACCTCGTCCGTGACGGGTACGCCCGCAACAACGTGATCTGGTACTACAAGCTCGACACCGACGCCGCCGTGCAACGCCAGTCGCCGAACGGGTGGAAGGACTCGGACTACGTCGTCACGACGGACTCGATGCGCACCGGCGGGAACTCCTCGCAGGACGTCACCCAGGCCATCCGGAACTCGACGAGCGTGGCGACGTTCGGCACCGGCGACCAGCAGGTCGACGTCCGCCGCATCCACGCCGAGGGCGAGGCGTCGGCGGACCGAGCCATCACCGCTGCGACGAACGGGCGGAAGACGATCGGCACCGAGCTCGCGCAGAACCCCGCGCTCCGGGCCGACGCCGAGACGAAGTCCCAGTTCCGGGCCGGCCAGGTCGATGCACGCGCCGTGCTCGCCCTCGGGCAGGTGCTCGCCGACCAGTCCGTGTCGGTCGACCGGTTCACCCCGTTGACCGGCGAGACGGGGCAGCCCTTCCGACGCGTCGTCCTGCACACCGGCGACCGGGCGGAAGCTGCTCGGGCCGCCGCCACGTTCGAGGCCATGAGCGACGGACTCCGCCCGACCGACCTCGAGCGGGACGGGGAGCGGCTGACGGTGACCTACGCGCCCGCCGATCCGACGACGACGCCGACGAGCGCGTCCTGA
- a CDS encoding glycosyl hydrolase family 8, whose translation MTRRTWIPITAAAALVVAVGVALVAVRPWSDRAPLTGATSSATSSPAPDVDRSAAQLRTDFLDDYVQDGRVVRTDQGGDTVSEGQAYGLLIAYASDDRKTFGEIWSWTKRHLLTDDDLLAWRWTPEDGVADEQSASDADLDAARALVLAGERWDDERYTAAGKAVASAILEHETATTDLGTILLPGPWADSEPYRYNASYASPAAFRILERATGDRRWTELERGSSAATAAVLDESDLPSDWSQVHADGSVDPMPATGDQGSVVYGWEAMRLPLRYAEACSADDRALAGSVAPTLARSTQLAAQLDLGGTAVTGDTSGLAYAARAAAEHAAGSSSAAAADLRRMDRTAATTPTYYGDAWAALGATMLTSDVLGGCATDAGGAS comes from the coding sequence ATGACCCGCAGGACCTGGATCCCCATCACCGCCGCGGCGGCGCTCGTCGTCGCCGTGGGCGTCGCCCTCGTCGCAGTCCGCCCCTGGAGCGACCGCGCTCCGCTGACGGGTGCCACCTCGAGCGCGACCTCGTCGCCAGCTCCGGACGTCGACCGCAGCGCGGCGCAGCTCCGCACGGACTTCCTCGACGACTACGTGCAGGACGGTCGCGTCGTCCGCACCGACCAGGGCGGCGACACCGTCAGCGAGGGTCAGGCCTACGGCCTGCTCATCGCGTACGCCAGCGACGACCGGAAGACCTTCGGCGAGATCTGGTCGTGGACGAAGCGGCACCTGCTCACCGACGACGACCTGCTCGCCTGGCGGTGGACGCCGGAGGACGGGGTCGCCGACGAGCAGTCCGCGAGCGACGCCGACCTCGACGCCGCCCGGGCCCTCGTGCTCGCGGGGGAGCGTTGGGACGACGAGCGGTACACGGCGGCCGGCAAGGCCGTGGCGTCCGCGATCCTCGAGCACGAGACCGCGACGACCGACCTCGGCACGATCCTGCTGCCCGGCCCGTGGGCGGACAGCGAGCCGTACCGGTACAACGCCTCGTACGCGTCGCCTGCTGCGTTCCGGATCCTCGAGCGGGCCACGGGTGACCGGCGGTGGACCGAGCTCGAGCGGGGTTCGTCGGCCGCGACCGCCGCCGTGCTCGACGAGAGCGACCTGCCGAGCGACTGGTCGCAGGTGCATGCGGACGGCTCCGTCGACCCGATGCCGGCGACGGGCGACCAGGGGAGCGTCGTCTACGGGTGGGAGGCCATGCGCCTGCCGCTGCGCTACGCCGAGGCCTGCTCCGCGGACGACCGTGCGCTCGCCGGCTCCGTCGCGCCGACCCTCGCGCGGAGCACGCAGCTTGCGGCGCAGCTCGACCTCGGCGGGACGGCCGTGACCGGGGACACGAGTGGGCTGGCCTACGCGGCCCGCGCAGCCGCGGAGCACGCTGCTGGGTCGTCCTCGGCCGCCGCCGCCGACCTGCGCCGGATGGACCGGACGGCGGCGACCACGCCGACCTACTACGGCGACGCGTGGGCGGCGCTCGGCGCGACCATGCTCACGTCGGACGTCCTCGGTGGCTGCGCGACCGACGCAGGAGGTGCCTCGTGA
- a CDS encoding class F sortase, with amino-acid sequence MTGRRAATGPTRWWSGRRGAVVGGVLAAALVGGGIAGVAVATTGNDGGVPRSAASSGASATTDPGAAANGSGAGDTSGFQDPAAPATRSTATPVRVEIPAIGVSSGLEDLGRGAAGELDPPKDWDSAGWFADGIVPGQVGPAVIAGHVDSPTSAAVFFRLDELVAGDEVHVDMSDGSTRTFTVERSERAAKSAFPTSDVYGSAPTPQLRLITCDGTFDTATGHYTDNLIVFADLSSD; translated from the coding sequence GTGACCGGGCGCCGAGCCGCGACCGGACCGACCCGCTGGTGGTCCGGCCGCCGTGGCGCGGTCGTCGGCGGGGTGCTCGCGGCGGCGCTGGTCGGCGGCGGCATCGCCGGGGTGGCCGTCGCGACCACGGGGAACGACGGCGGTGTGCCGCGATCCGCGGCGAGCAGCGGTGCGTCCGCGACGACCGACCCGGGTGCGGCGGCGAACGGCTCCGGGGCCGGTGACACGTCGGGGTTCCAGGACCCGGCAGCCCCGGCGACCCGCTCGACGGCGACACCGGTACGGGTGGAGATCCCGGCGATCGGGGTGTCCTCCGGTCTCGAGGACCTCGGCCGCGGTGCCGCGGGGGAGCTCGACCCGCCGAAGGACTGGGACAGCGCCGGGTGGTTCGCCGACGGCATCGTGCCGGGGCAGGTGGGACCGGCCGTCATCGCCGGTCACGTCGACAGCCCCACGAGCGCCGCGGTGTTCTTCCGCCTCGACGAACTCGTGGCCGGTGACGAGGTGCACGTCGACATGTCCGACGGCAGCACCAGGACCTTCACGGTCGAGCGCTCGGAGCGCGCCGCGAAGTCGGCGTTCCCGACGAGCGACGTCTACGGCAGTGCGCCCACACCGCAGCTCCGGCTGATCACCTGCGACGGCACGTTCGACACCGCCACCGGGCACTACACAGACAATCTGATCGTGTTCGCAGACCTCTCGTCGGACTGA
- a CDS encoding glycosyltransferase family 2 protein: protein MTITATLLTAAGPLLQPNEGTGPAGNLPNRGTTDVPTGGSGQAPQVAWSLGEWIGYSALIAVSVLLTVIALTTLWWMLHAWRSRDALKSTSFSQTPLPAAHRFTLLVPGRHEQDVMGETLDMLAKQDHPDFEIIAIVGEDDPETDAVVRAAAARHPELIRVVVDDTAPKNKPKAMNLALQYATGDVVGVFDAEDEVYPKLLSLVDSRFQETGADVVQGGVQLMNFKSSWWSLRNVLEYYFWFRSRLHFHAGSKFIPLGGNTVFVTKERLEWSNGWDAHCLAEDCELGVRLSADGAKVVVAYSPEAVTREETPPTFASLLKQRTRWNQGFLQVLGKGEWKKLPSFRQRFFARYMLTMPFIQAATGLLIPLSVLMILFVKVPTPVALVSFIPVAPTLMLLAVEVVGLNEFGRIYKEKVRIRDYVKLVLGLVPYQVFLAAAAVRAVVRHVKGQNGWEKTEHTGQHRTGGSHSEVVGFASELTSSSAASSSSSSPSSSSERELAGSTTGGAR, encoded by the coding sequence ATGACCATCACCGCCACGCTGCTGACGGCCGCCGGGCCGCTGCTGCAGCCGAACGAGGGGACCGGGCCCGCCGGGAACCTCCCGAACCGCGGGACCACGGACGTCCCGACGGGAGGCTCGGGGCAGGCCCCGCAGGTCGCCTGGTCGCTGGGCGAGTGGATCGGGTACTCCGCGCTCATCGCCGTCTCCGTGCTGCTCACGGTGATCGCGCTCACGACGCTGTGGTGGATGCTGCACGCGTGGCGTTCGCGCGACGCGCTGAAGTCGACGAGCTTCAGCCAGACGCCGCTGCCGGCGGCCCACCGCTTCACCCTGCTGGTGCCCGGCCGGCACGAGCAGGACGTGATGGGTGAGACGCTCGACATGCTCGCGAAGCAGGACCACCCGGACTTCGAGATCATCGCGATCGTCGGTGAGGACGACCCGGAGACCGACGCGGTCGTCCGCGCCGCCGCCGCCCGTCACCCGGAGCTCATCCGGGTGGTCGTCGACGACACCGCGCCGAAGAACAAGCCGAAGGCGATGAACCTCGCGCTGCAGTACGCCACCGGCGACGTCGTCGGGGTGTTCGACGCCGAGGACGAGGTGTACCCGAAGCTCCTGTCGCTCGTCGACTCGCGCTTCCAGGAGACGGGCGCCGACGTCGTGCAGGGCGGCGTGCAGCTGATGAACTTCAAGTCGAGCTGGTGGTCGCTGCGCAACGTGCTCGAGTACTACTTCTGGTTCCGCTCGCGCCTGCACTTCCACGCCGGCTCGAAGTTCATCCCGCTCGGCGGCAACACCGTCTTCGTGACGAAGGAGCGGCTCGAGTGGTCGAACGGCTGGGACGCGCACTGCCTCGCCGAGGACTGCGAGCTCGGCGTCCGGCTGTCCGCCGACGGGGCGAAGGTCGTCGTGGCCTACAGCCCCGAGGCGGTCACCCGCGAGGAGACCCCGCCCACCTTCGCGTCCCTGCTCAAGCAGCGGACACGGTGGAACCAGGGCTTCCTGCAGGTCCTCGGCAAGGGGGAGTGGAAGAAGCTGCCGTCCTTCCGGCAGCGCTTCTTCGCCCGCTACATGCTGACGATGCCGTTCATCCAGGCGGCGACCGGTCTGCTGATCCCGCTCAGCGTCCTGATGATCCTGTTCGTCAAGGTGCCGACCCCGGTCGCGCTCGTCTCGTTCATCCCGGTGGCGCCGACGCTCATGCTCCTCGCCGTCGAGGTCGTCGGGCTCAACGAGTTCGGCCGCATCTACAAGGAGAAGGTCCGCATCCGCGACTACGTGAAGCTCGTGCTCGGCCTTGTGCCCTACCAGGTGTTCCTTGCCGCAGCGGCCGTCCGTGCCGTCGTCCGCCACGTCAAGGGGCAGAACGGGTGGGAGAAGACCGAGCACACCGGGCAGCACCGCACCGGCGGCAGCCACTCCGAGGTGGTCGGGTTCGCATCCGAGCTGACGAGCTCGTCGGCTGCGTCGTCGTCGTCCTCGTCGCCTTCGTCTTCGTCGGAGCGTGAGCTCGCCGGCTCGACCACCGGAGGTGCCCGATGA
- a CDS encoding polyprenol monophosphomannose synthase: MSTSLVIIPTYDEAENVRPIVARTLAATDDSVHVLVVDDNSPDGTGDIADAIARETDRVHVMHRTVKDGLGGAYLAGFAWGLEHGYDKLVEMDADGSHHPEYLPWMLQLADSNDLVLGSRWIKGGEVENWPWYRELLSRGGNLYTRLALGIAVRDATGGFRVFTSEAFERIDLAGVASKGYCFQVDLCWRALEAGLRVVETPITFTEREFGVSKMSGNIVRESLTLVTKWGVDRRLRDLRSLVKDHRRLPSVRKNAHAVGDQSA, encoded by the coding sequence ATGAGCACGTCCCTGGTCATCATCCCGACCTACGACGAGGCGGAGAACGTCCGCCCGATCGTCGCCCGCACCCTGGCTGCCACCGACGACAGCGTCCACGTCCTCGTCGTGGACGACAACTCACCGGACGGTACCGGTGACATCGCCGACGCGATCGCCCGTGAGACCGACCGGGTCCACGTGATGCACCGAACGGTCAAGGACGGCCTCGGCGGCGCGTACCTCGCCGGCTTCGCCTGGGGTCTCGAGCACGGCTACGACAAGCTCGTCGAGATGGACGCCGACGGCTCGCACCACCCGGAGTACCTGCCGTGGATGCTCCAGCTGGCCGACTCCAACGACCTCGTGCTCGGCTCCCGCTGGATCAAGGGCGGCGAGGTCGAGAACTGGCCGTGGTACCGCGAGCTGCTGTCGCGCGGCGGCAACCTCTACACGCGCTTGGCCCTCGGCATCGCCGTCCGAGACGCGACCGGTGGCTTCCGTGTCTTCACGTCCGAGGCCTTCGAGCGGATCGACCTCGCCGGGGTCGCGTCCAAGGGCTACTGCTTCCAGGTCGACCTGTGCTGGCGCGCCCTCGAGGCCGGACTCCGGGTCGTCGAGACGCCCATCACGTTCACGGAGCGCGAGTTCGGTGTCTCGAAGATGAGCGGCAACATCGTCCGCGAGAGCCTGACCCTGGTCACGAAGTGGGGCGTCGACCGTCGACTGCGTGACCTCCGCTCCCTCGTGAAGGACCACCGCCGTCTGCCCTCGGTCCGCAAGAACGCGCACGCCGTGGGAGACCAGTCGGCCTAG
- the treZ gene encoding malto-oligosyltrehalose trehalohydrolase → MTVPARYAVWAPNPERVRLVVDDVEYPLTRGDDDWWSTDEVTPVVGARYGFRIDDDEDVRPDPRSRYQPDGVHGTSEVVDPERFAWTDESWTGRPARGAVIYEMHIGTYTPEGTLDAAAAKLDHLVELGVEFVELLPVNAVNGEWNWGYDGVGWFAVHHPYGGPDAYDRFVDTAHALGLGVIQDVVYNHLGPSGNYLPLYGPYLLQGLGNTWGDSVNVEHPEVRRYVLDNVRMWFRDHHVDGLRLDAVHAIRDTTRPHVLQAMASETEAYSEFVGRPLSLIAESDLNDPVMFRPQEASGYGLTGQWSDDFHHAVHVAVTGETNGYYADFAPLSALAKVLDHGFFHDGTWSSFRGKRHGRPIDRGTSPATALVVANQNHDQIGNRAAGDRLAATLDDESLVIAAALTLLGPFTPMLFMGEEFAATTPWQFFTSHPEKALGEITAKGRIAEFAEHGWDESVVPDPQDPSTFANSKLDWADVTSERGARILRAYRVLVALRRTEQAFVDHRYEANAVRFDEDDRWLVLTRGLLGPDAAPVHVVVNFADDAAEVAVPDATGEELYRFGEATVEAGVVRFASRGVVVLR, encoded by the coding sequence ATGACCGTTCCCGCCCGCTACGCCGTCTGGGCGCCGAACCCGGAGCGCGTGCGCCTGGTCGTCGACGACGTCGAGTACCCGCTGACCCGCGGCGACGACGACTGGTGGAGCACCGACGAGGTGACCCCGGTCGTCGGCGCCCGCTACGGCTTCCGGATCGACGACGACGAGGACGTCCGGCCCGACCCCCGCAGCCGGTACCAGCCGGACGGGGTGCACGGCACCTCCGAGGTGGTCGACCCGGAACGGTTCGCCTGGACCGACGAGTCGTGGACCGGCCGTCCCGCCCGCGGTGCCGTCATCTACGAGATGCACATCGGCACCTACACGCCCGAGGGCACGCTCGACGCGGCCGCCGCGAAGCTCGACCACCTGGTCGAACTCGGTGTCGAGTTCGTCGAGCTCCTGCCCGTGAACGCCGTCAACGGCGAGTGGAACTGGGGGTACGACGGCGTCGGCTGGTTCGCCGTGCACCACCCCTACGGTGGACCGGACGCCTACGACCGTTTCGTCGACACCGCCCACGCGCTGGGACTCGGGGTCATCCAGGACGTCGTGTACAACCACCTCGGTCCGAGCGGCAACTACCTGCCGCTCTACGGTCCGTACCTGCTGCAGGGCCTCGGCAACACCTGGGGGGACTCGGTCAACGTCGAGCACCCCGAGGTCCGTCGGTACGTGCTCGACAACGTGCGCATGTGGTTCCGCGACCATCACGTGGACGGCCTCCGCCTCGACGCGGTGCACGCCATCCGTGACACGACGCGGCCGCACGTGTTGCAGGCGATGGCCTCCGAGACCGAGGCGTACTCGGAGTTCGTGGGGCGCCCGCTGTCGCTCATCGCCGAGTCGGACCTGAACGACCCGGTCATGTTCCGTCCGCAGGAGGCCTCCGGCTACGGCCTGACCGGACAGTGGTCGGACGACTTCCACCACGCCGTCCACGTCGCGGTCACCGGTGAGACGAACGGCTACTACGCCGACTTCGCCCCGCTGTCGGCGCTGGCCAAGGTGCTCGATCACGGCTTCTTCCACGACGGCACGTGGTCGTCCTTCCGGGGGAAGCGGCACGGTCGCCCGATCGACCGCGGGACCTCACCGGCGACGGCGCTCGTGGTGGCGAACCAGAACCACGACCAGATCGGTAACCGTGCCGCCGGCGACCGGCTCGCAGCGACGCTGGACGACGAATCGCTCGTCATCGCCGCTGCGCTGACGCTGCTCGGTCCGTTCACGCCGATGCTCTTCATGGGCGAGGAGTTCGCAGCGACGACCCCGTGGCAGTTCTTCACCTCGCACCCCGAGAAGGCACTCGGCGAGATCACGGCGAAGGGCCGCATCGCCGAGTTCGCCGAGCACGGCTGGGACGAGTCGGTCGTGCCCGATCCGCAGGACCCGTCGACGTTCGCGAACTCGAAGCTCGACTGGGCCGATGTGACCTCGGAGCGGGGTGCGCGGATCCTGCGTGCCTACCGGGTGCTCGTCGCACTGCGTCGCACCGAGCAGGCCTTCGTCGACCACCGCTACGAGGCGAACGCCGTGCGGTTCGACGAGGACGACCGCTGGCTCGTGCTCACGCGGGGCCTGCTCGGCCCGGACGCAGCGCCGGTCCACGTCGTGGTGAACTTCGCCGACGACGCGGCCGAGGTCGCCGTGCCGGACGCCACCGGCGAGGAGCTCTACCGCTTCGGCGAGGCGACCGTCGAGGCCGGCGTCGTCCGGTTCGCGTCCCGCGGCGTGGTCGTCCTGCGCTGA